Proteins encoded by one window of Lates calcarifer isolate ASB-BC8 linkage group LG5, TLL_Latcal_v3, whole genome shotgun sequence:
- the radil gene encoding LOW QUALITY PROTEIN: ras-associating and dilute domain-containing protein (The sequence of the model RefSeq protein was modified relative to this genomic sequence to represent the inferred CDS: deleted 1 base in 1 codon): protein MFYGSSSGASMSLPSKSRLKRQSRTFTQVLYRTLSYRDRVPTETGTNTRGDRRSTTEPPERPADDPAELSTQSSAPGVLKIFGDEICAGANYKSVLATPRSSAQELVKEALERYSLNKDAAHSYVLCDVIGRLEGGGGIGGGGWRTECLRALGDNEKPLLLQELWKPREGHARRFELRRRAEVEELNAKEKDTITAGPKTPQFLAALMGRSGFGKHRSSPLRCGRVVQSSSKDINAQARKLQRNRAKGTLTLPRSSNSSFCRSLSETSLNQLGVGDEPKRYYSTLPGPLRAREREVASSGRRKEEGSQGGGGVRHSLYQSPHLLLLQGYNRQDCLVYLLNREQHTVGQETPSARPNICLFSPDILPLHCRLRRVPAPRRHANNNKGEELAESQRFCVAVEPVLHATVLVNFSRCERSTTLRHGDLLSFGAHYIFLYKDPTGAKPLPAQTLARLRTLGQLYDAGVEEGEGGAPTCKMCGSVLKDRAAQVSSAPAVRRSFKPHLVKPRSGGTTAGGPLSLSGGEGGGGGGRGGGGGQKRRLQLEFDQAHEDQLLNRIVSLIEPGGDDHKLTPAYLLCLCIQHSASTFPPGSFGKLLLKIVRRIQTIAWEKTKELAQKQAQHQDPASLSLLSISDLIPDLQTIFFWMSNSIEILYFIQQRAPAYTHSIETLQGSKESLLSATISANEEAMTILEEVIMYTFQQCVYYITKALYVVLPGLLDCNPFPVDSSEPCWKGGVGFPEPVRRVLQVFQNAQELLQGYQVHPEIQAQMFAYLFFFSNVSLFNQLMDKGPSRGWFQRSKVLQIQACLRMVMEWASRSGLGHLADKFFTKLNSTVSILATPTQQLKQLSWRALSSEHPTLKPVQLHRILTQYQLTAEIGPVPTWQPSSEDEAYIYRTVDLLESFENHPPIVLPSAGFRVDLDSECVEDSIYRQLLYIRHYLWGLRTKTQTHANAPSVHTHSNGTNTADWPDVQRELLPPAHSSPRSGGPGDEVMPETGEERGRDRPSGQTHTHSLRRNGTIHHTRTANPDPSCLLTPPNTPLYPEGGGGGGGTIIGPNTQTNGCTSRTVAECKKTNGLLTNGLEVELDKGPYGLGMGLIDGLHTPLNAPGIYIRTLIPDGPAASDGRLRIGDRILAVNGTSLIGADYQSAVDLIRLGGGRLRFLVAKSDPEVSEKISASSC from the exons ATGTTCTACGGTTCTTCCTCGGGGGCCAGTATGTCCCTGCCATCCAAGAGCCGCCTGAAACGCCAGAGCAGGACCttcacacag GTCCTGTACCGCACTCTGAGTTACAGAGACCGTGTTCCAACAGAAACTGGAACAAACACTCGTGGGGACCGGCGCTCGACAACTGAACCCCCAGAGCGCCCGGCGGACGACCCAGCTGAACTTTCCACACAGAGCTCTGCCCCCGGGGTGCTGAAGATTTTTGGAGATGAAATCTGTGCTGGTGCCAACTACAAGAGCGTCTTGGCCACGCCGCGCTCCAGCGCGCAGGAACTGGTCAAAGAAGCACTGGAGCGTTACTCACTCAACAAAGATGCTGCTCACTCTTATGTCCTGTGTGACGTGATCGGACGcctggaggggggagggggcataggaggaggggggtggcgGACTGAGTGCCTGCGTGCGCTGGGGGACAATGAAAAGCCGCTGTTGCTCCAGGAGCTGTGGAAGCCCCGAGAAGGCCACGCTCGCAGATTTGAGCTGCGCAGGagagcagaggtggaggaaCTCAACGCCAAGGAGAAAGATACCATCACTGCTg GGCCCAAAACTCCCCAATTCCTGGCGGCTCTAATGGGTCGGTCCGGGTTTGGCAAACACAGGAGCTCCCCCCTACGGTGTGGTCGAGTGGTACAGTCCAGCTCTAAAG ATATTAATGCTCAAGCTCGTAAGCTCCAGAGGAACAGGGCGAAGGGGACACTGACCCTGCCCCGGTCCAGCAACTCATCCTTCTGCCGCAGCCTCAGTGAAACCAGCCTCAACCAG CTGGGAGTGGGAGACGAGCCCAAACGTTATTACTCCACCTTGCCAGGACCCTTAAGGGCCCGAGAACGTGAAGTGGCCTCCAGTGGCcggaggaaagaggaggggagtcagggaggaggaggggtgaggcaCTCTCTGTACCAGTCGCCacacctcctgctgctgcagggttACAATCGGCAG GACTGCCTGGTGTACCTGCTGAACAGAGAGCAGCATACAGTCGGCCAAGAGACTCCATCAGCTCGTCCAAACATCTGCCTGTTTTCTCCTGACATCCTGCCGCTCCACTGCCGCTTGCGCAGAGTGCCCGCGCCCCGTCGCCATGCCAACAACAACAAGGGAGAAGAGTTGGCGGAGAGTCAGCGGTTCTGTGTTGCTGTCGAGCCCGTGCTCCACGCCACAGTCCTGGTGAACTTCTCCCGCTGCGAGCGCTCCACCACGCTCCGACACGGTGACCTCCTCTCTTTCGGAGCGCATTACATCTTCCTGTACAAGGATCCCACAGGTGCTAAGCCTCTCCCTGCTCAGACCTTGGCACGCCTTCGCACCCTGGGGCAGCTTTATGATGCAGGggtggaggaaggagagggcGGGGCTCCGACTTGTAAGATGTGTGGTTCCGTGCTGAAGGACAGAGCAGCACAGGTGTCGAGTGCTCCAGCGGTGAGACGCAGCTTCAAACCTCACCTGGTGAAACCCCGCAGCGGGGGGACAACAGCAGGAGGACCCCTTAGTTTGTCAGGAGGGGAAGGAGgcggaggtggaggaagaggaggaggaggaggtcagaaAAGGAGGCTACAGCTGGAGTTTGACCAGGCTCATGAAGACCAGCTGTTGAACAGAATCGTGTCCCTCATAGAAcctggag GAGACGACCACAAGCTGACACCAGCCTacctgctgtgtctgtgcataCAACATTCTGCCTCAACCTTCCCACCGGGGAGTTTTGGAAAATTGCTGCTCAAGATCGTTCGGCGAATCCAGACCATCGCATGG GAGAAGACAAAGGAGCTGGCTCAGAAGCAAGCTCAGCA cCAGGACCcggcctctctgtctctgctcagtaTCTCAGACTTGATCCCGGACCTGCAGACC ATCTTCTTCTGGATGTCCAACTCCATCGAGATCCTGTACTTCATACAGCAAAGAGCACCAGcgtacacacacagcatagaGACACTgcaag GGTCAAAGGAGTCGTTGCTATCGGCGACCATATCAGCCAATGAGGAGGCAATGACTATCCTGGAAGAAGTGATCATGTACACTTTCCAGCAATGTGTCTACTATATCACCAAG GCTCTTTATGTAGTGTTACCAGGTTTGTTAGACTGTAATCCATTCCCAGTCGACAGCTCTGAGCCCTGCTGGAAAGGAGGTGTAGGGTTTCCTGAGCCTGTGCGCAGGGTCCTGCAG gtgtttcaAAATGCTCAGGAGCTTTTGCAGGGCTACCAGGTCCACCCGGAGATCCAGGCTCAGATGTTTGCttacctcttcttcttctcaaacGTGTCACTGTTTAACCAGCTAATGGACAAAG gtccaTCCCGGGGTTGGTTCCAGCGGTCCAAGGTCCTGCAGATTCAGGCGTGTTTGCGAATGGTCATGGAGTGGGCGAGCAGGTCCGGTCTGGGACACCTGGCTGACAAATTCTTCACCAAACTCAACAGCACTGTGTCCATCCTGGCCACGCCCACACAACAGCTTAAACAG CTGAGTTGGCGAGCGTTGTCCAGCGAGCACCCAACTCTGAAACCAGTCCAGCTGCACAGGATCCTCACTCAGTACCAGCTCACAGCAGAGATAGGCCCTGTCCCAACATGGCAGCCGAGTAGCGAGGACGAGGCTTACATATACAGAACAG tggacCTCCTGGAGAGCTTCGAGAACCACCCTCCCATAGTGTTGCCCAGTGCCGGCTTCAGAGTGGACTTGGACAGCGAATGCGTGGAAGACAGCATCTACAGACAGCTGCTCTACATCCGCCACTACCTGTGGGGGCTACGCACCAAGACGCAAACACACGCCAACGCTCccagtgtgcacacacactccaacgGAACCAACACAGCGGACTGGCCCGACGTCCAG AGGGAGCTGCTGCCTCCGGCCCACAGCAGTCCCCGCTCTGGGGGTCCCGGGGACGAGGTGATGCCAGAGacaggggaagagagaggacgAGACAGGCCCTCAGgccaaacacatacacacagcctcCGAAGGAACGGCACCATTCACCACACACGAACGGCAAATCCAGACCCGTCCTGCCTCCTGACCCCTCCCAACACCCCGCTGTACCcggaaggaggaggaggaggaggagggacgaTCATAGGCCCCAACACCCAGACTAATGGCTGCACCAGCAGAACTGTTGCAGAATGTAAGAAGACCAACGGACTCCTCACCAACGGACTGGAGG TGGAACTGGATAAAGGACCCTACGGACTGGGCATGGGACTCATAGACGGCCTG CACACTCCACTCAACGCTCCAGGCATTTACATCCGGACTCTGATCCCTGACGGACCTGCTGCCTCTGACGGCAGACTGAGGATCGGAGACCGCATCCTGGCAGTGAACGGGACCAGTCTGATAGGAGCAGACTACCAGAG CGCGGTGGATCTGATTCGTCTGGGAGGAGGTCGACTGCGTTTCCTGGTAGCCAAGTCAGACCCTGAGGTTTCAGAGAAGATCAGTGCCTCCTCCTGCTGA